AAAGATAATGTGTTAATTACAGAAAAGTTAATCTGATTAGAAATCCCACCATGAGAAATAGAAATTGCGGAACTGAGACTTCTAAAGATGAGACAATGagcattattatttatttatttatttgaaatatatatatataattaattattttgatcATCTTGGCTAAATAAAAGATATTAGTAAAAAGAAAGTGTactatatcaagttggtattgtcAACAAAATTTGTATAAATTATAGAGTCCAGtacacaataaaataaaataaaaattcaaagagTAAGATTTGAGCAGCCTTTTCAGGATTCAAAGCCCATCCCATTAGTATGAAGAAGGCATAAGttttttgtttataaaaaaataaaaaaaattattgatgaaaTTGATAGAAAATAATCTCATTCAtcttaaagaaattaaaaagatggAAGTccacatgataattttttttaaaaaataaaaaaattgttggtTCTATCATAGGTGTTTAACTAATTAGTTTTACGATTTTCTTTCATAAATACATATGTGATATTACCtgatttattgttattgtttctATAGGTGAGAAGGTATGGCACAAGTAGACCGTTAATATGGGTTGAGTGTTAATGGTTCCTAAATACTATGTCGGATCTAATATCATTTCTCGATATGTATATGTCATCCTTACGTAGAGCTTATATTAATCTTTTTTATATCATTCTAATTTTATTAAATGTTTCTGGGTTATTCTAAACTTTGTCGAAGATGTTAAACCATTAAGCGGAGGAGTTCGTAACATCTTGATTAGTATTAAGATTAACGTATAATATTAAGATTAATtgagttaaaaaaattaataggcTGAGACCCGAGTTCTGACACAATGAGAGAGAGATACATGATTAATCGGTCTCACACAATGATAGAGTGATCAttgttttatttcttttcatGAGTAAAGTTAATAAGTTGTTAAAGATAAAAGGAATCAGAAAATTAGGTTTAATAGAATTTTAGAATGCATGGACACGATAAAAGACGAATGGTGGCAACATATTCTGATCACAACCTAAGATTCAGAGATGATGCAACCTTGCTGTCGCCATAGTAGATGAGCAACTTGCAATCGTCAGTCTTCCTTGGTCTTTCTATTGAAGAGTATAAGGAAGCAACTTGGCTCTGTTAGCTGGAATTTAAAGTCTTCCTTCGTCTTGTTCTCCTCAGTTGCATTATCATGTCAATTTCCAAGGAGAGTTTCCCAGCAACTGCTGATCGCTGTCTGTTTGGTGCCCACAAATCTTGTCTTTCTCTTATTCGTATTAATTATACTTGTCCGATAGCTACAAATATCTCCAATTTAAAACTCTTGACATTCAAGAAGATGCTCGAGtcaattttttttagatgaaaGCCATTCCAACTTAGGGACTCATCAAGAACAGGCATCATAGTTGACTGACTTGAGGGTAGACAACAATATGAAGTGAAGAACGAGTGCATGATATTGACAGATAACCTAGTAGTTGAAGATTTCTTGGTCTACTATTTGAATGTCAGTTGAATAGTTTCAGACTAATGGAGGATGATCCAAACAGGGCATGATAAGATTTTGTGTACTGCAAGCTGTCTACCGCAGATTTGTCATGATTAATCTTAAAATAAGCTGCGTATTTTTATTATCTGTAATCTAAGATAATTGTGTTGGTGTGAGATGATCCACTGTGATCATGTATACAATTGGAATCATGGTTGTGGTAATAATTGTTTTCAGGTGTATGGAAAAAGAATAAATCTCTTCCGTaggtgttttctttttcaaacaaattaaattaaaataagacTTGAAGATGGGCGAAGATTCGACACCAAGAACGCTTGGTGTAGCCTTACAAGTCCGTCACTTTAATATTGTATTTAATATAACATACTTGTTTcaccaaaattttaaatatcacgtATGGATCAAATATTTAAATCCTCCGTTTATGTCACGCACGTCAGCATATGCCCAATTAATTCAGATTAATCACTATTATCATGGATTATTTGGCTTTTCCTTTATAAAATGATTTTTGAGGATTAAGAAAAAAAGAGTATTAGTCCAACCTCGCTCTTCCTCCATTCTAATTTTGTGGAGGTGCTTAACATGGCCGAGCCCAAGCGACGGGTGTCACCTTCTAGAGTACAAATCTAAGGTGCGACAATAATAATATCTTAAGATAATACAAGTGTATCATTTATAGGTATAAAAACAGTAATTAcatgattatataaaaaaaattaatattagatGTTGAAATTAAATAACAATAAATCAAATTACGATATGTACCTTTTAATATAATTCAGAAAATCTTTATCTAATCTAAAAGCGAATTAGATttgtctttttctcttttcttattttttttacagGATCACTTTAAGTGATAAAATTGAATTAGAAATAAAaaggagatgagagaaaatttataAACTCTCGATAACGTTATATGATTAAGGAAAAATGagagaaaatttataattttataaaaatgtcATGTTGCATATCGTATTAGTATTGTATTTATATATTGAGTTATGAGGAGATTCTATCAGAGGGTCTATAATAAGTAATTTGAAAAGTCTTTCCCATCAAAATAATCTCCTAAGGAATTCTACTATAATTAAAGTCTCTTTCTATTGGACCATAATCTAATCTATAATATACTTTatctaatcaaaatttaattaaattgataacatattttacctaattagataggatcatataatttaatatcatCTTCTTATGTTTTTTGTaataaagtttctcaagaaagtCTTGAGAGGAGGAGGGTACTAGTTTTGTGCTTAAAACATTAATCCTCAGGAGAAGCCAAGATAGTTGAACATGGGGAAGCatagatatattattatattctgAGCGATTAGAATAGAATAGAAGTTATTGATAGATATCACAATTTAGAAATGAATTACACGGGATAATTAAGTCACAAATGTTATGTAGGTGATAAGTATGGCAGTGTGTTTTGGGTATAAGAATTAGAGGTGCATGCAAAGAAAATTTGGATAATTTATAGAAATGTCTGTGTAACTTTGATAGCGTGACAGTTGTGAGCTTAACGAAGCAAAGGCCTGCCAACATCATATTCTTAGAAGGCATTGTTTGAGTTCCAAAATTTCTTATTACCATGACCTGCAGCTAATTTTGAATCACTATGAAGCAACTATTATCCTCAGCAAGCTCTGAGTCTCATATAAGACAAACTATGATTTGTCAATTTGGACAACCACATCTCTCTTTCACTAGGTAGAAATGTGACATTACCATTCGTTCTGGTCATCATTCTTCTGCAAGTAGATTGAGTGTTGGACTGGTAGTAGAATGATCACATCATATATATGGACCATCTGCCATTGTGGTAGTGCTTCCTCGACCTGTTCTGTCAAATTTCTTGCCAGTTTCTATGCACTACCGGTGCCAGAAATATGAAAATCTAATTAATTATGGTTGTTTTTCTAGTTTCTAGAACTCATTTTACACATTACAAGTATATGAGAATGGATTTGCTCAGTGGAACATCATGGACACCTTCTATCTTTGTCAACCTAGAAAATGGATTGTTGACACCTGACTGATAGAAGAATGGACTAACAGATGAATGGAGGAGAGGGATCTTCTCACTCCATATTATCTACAAGTAGATACCTGCATTGTGATGCACCAGCAACCAGAACCCCAATCCATGGCTACAGACAATGTCTACGTTCTCTTCTTCTTATTGGCCTTCCTATGCATTCAACTGATAAAACCCAACGTCTGCGACGGAGCTCTAATCTCAGGCTGCTTCCCTGCCGAAAGAAGTGCTCTACTTGAGTTCAAACGAGGCCTGAAAGATCCTACCAACAGGCTGTCCTCTTGGGTGGGTGAAGACTGCTGCAGATGGGAGGGTGTGACGTGCAGCAATCATACTGGGCATGTCGTCAAGCTGGACCTCCAGAATCCGCATCCTTTCTCTGATTTTGGTGACGAGCCATACAACGACTGGACCTTAGGAGGTGAGTTGAGGCCTTCTTTACTTGGTCTGAAGCACCTAAAGTACCTGGACCTAAGCATGAACGATTTTGGAGGCATTAGTATTCCAGAATTCATGGGGTCATTCCATCAACTCCAATATCTTAACCTCTCCAGAGCTGGATTGCGTGGACTCCTGCCTCACCAGCTGGGAAATCTCTCCAATCTGCAGTATCTAGACTTAAACAATGACAATTTTGTGGCTCCGACCCATCAATTTAGCATTGGTGATGCACTCTGGATTTCTCACCTTGCTTCTCTAAAGCATCTCAACCTGAATAACGTTAAGTTTCAAAATGGTACTCACTGGCTGGAAGCTCTGAACATGCTTCCTTCTATCGTGGAGATATATTTATATTCCTGTGAAATTCCAAGTGTTCCCCTCTCTCTTCCACATGTGAACTTTACATCACTGTCTGTGCTTGATTTGTCCTATAATTCCATTAACTCTACGATACCTTCCTGGTTATTCAACATAAGTGGCCTTGAGCACCTTGATCTCAGTGAGAACAACCTTCAGGGTAATATTCCACCGACCTTTGGTAACTTGGCTTTCCTCGAGGAACTTAATTTAGCTTTCAATTCTCTTCAAGGAGGAATACCCACTTCCTTCATAAATCTGTGCAGGCTGCAGAATTTAATATTGTCAGGCATCAATATCAGCAAAGATTTGTTAGAACTCGATGAAATTTTCTCTGGTTGCATCAAGATGAAGTTAGAGATTCTGGACTTATACGAAACGAATATTCGTGGGCAGCTGCCTGAATGGTTATTCCAACTCAGGAAGCTTAAAGTACTCGATTTGGGGTGGAATCTGATTTCTGGCCCTATTCCTGCATCAATTGGacaactagcatcactccaaGACCTCTCTCTTGCTCAAAATCAGTTGAACGAAACAATACCAGAAAGCGTGGGGTGGCTGTCTCAGCTAGTTACTTTGGACCTTGAGCACAACAATTTGGAGGGTGTAATGTCTGTGGCGCATTTTGGAAACCTCACAGAATTGAAATACTTAACTTTGTCGTCCAACTCCTTAGCTCTAAAGGTCAAGAGCAATTGGCTTCCTCCCTTCCGGCTAGAATCCCTTTGGATGGGCTCCTGCAAACAGGGTCCTGAGTTCCCTGCATGGCTCCAGTCGCAAATAAATATTTCAcaaattgttatgtctaatgctagtATTATTGATGCTATGCCAAACTGGTTTTGGAGCTTAATTTCCACAGCAGATTACGTGAGTGTCTCCGGCAATCAGATCAGTGGCCACGTACCCAATTTATTGCATTTAAACAACCTCTACGAGTTGGATTTAAGTTCAAACTACTTCGAGGGTCCTCTTCCATATTTTCCTTCTGGATTGTCTTTATTAGATCTGTCAAACAATTCATTTTCAGGAACAATTTCACTTGCCATCTTCATGAATATGCCTAAACTCCTATATTTATcgctttcaaaaaataatttaagtgGTGAAATTCCCTTCTCTATATGCAAACTGTCGGCCTTGAAGtttcttgatctttcaaaaaatatgttATCAGGAGAGCTCCCCAGTTGCTGGAATGATTCTTCCCCAATTGAATTTATAGATTTTTCAAGCAACAACATATCTGGAGTTATTCCTGAGTCAATATGTTCCATAGCATCACTTCAGTCGGTGCACTTGAGCAATAACAGTCTATCTGGAGGGCTGCCTTTGTGCTTGAAGGATTGTAAGAAATTAGTCCTTCTTGATGCCggacataatgatttgaaaggtGAAATTCCAACCTGGATAGGTGAAAGTTTAACTAGTCTGCGGTTCCTCAATCTGCGATCAAATATGTTGGCTAGAGATATTCCTCCAAATCTTTCAAGATTGAGTGCTCTCCAATTTCTCGACCTTGCAGATAATAAGCTGTCAGGAACCATTCCAAGGAGCTTTGGAAATTTTACTGCCATGAAAGTTATTGGAAAATTTTCAAGTCGGATAACAGATTATAAGGAGCAGATGTTTATAACAACTAAAGGAAACACTCGAGCCTATGATGAGTCACTTTCGCTTATGAATATCTTGGACCTCTCAGACAATAACTTATTTGGAGGAGTACCTGAAGAACTCACAAATCTTTTTGGCTTATTCAGCTTAAATTTATCTGGAAACCATTTCACAGGAGAAATCATTGAAAATATCAGTAAATTACAACAGTTGGAGTCCCTTGACTTGTCAAGGAACAACTTTTCTGGCACAATTCCTTCTAGTCTCACTGCCCTGACTTCTTTGTCTTACTTGAACTTCTCATACAATAACTTGTCAGGGAAAATTCCACTTGGTAATCAACTACTGACCTTCGATGATCCATCTAGCTATATTGGCAATCCTGGTCTTTGTGGGTTTCCTCTGAATCAAAGTTGCAATGTCAGTGAGACAGCACGAGATCAAAGTAATCCAGATGATAGAGATGAGTATGAGATGATATGGTTCTACACGAGCATGGCACCAGGATTTGTTGTTGGTTTCTGGGCAgtctggggtaccttaatacttaacaagaattggaacctTTACTACTTCCGATTTATAGACAACATGCTTGACAAAGTATATGTGTTTACCGTACTGAAAGTTTCTAGAATCAGAAAACGTTGTTGTTCCCATCAAGGATGATAAATTTGAACATCAACATGTGCTGTATGAGAGTTCATCTcgttaatatcatatcatcagctTGAATAAATTTTAATACTTCTGGACTTGTATACAAGTAAGTCATGCACTCTCAATTTTGATCATTTCTGTCAAGATCTCAGTACCATATGAAGTGTTCTAATTCTGGGGATTGCCAGAAAGCTTGCACCTTTTAATTAGTTTTTCCAAAATAGACACCCCTTTTTTAGTTGTTCAGTTTGGCAGAAATGAAAGGAGGTTAAAACTTTTACGAAGATATAGATAGAATTTAtggttttattttctttcctttttcttttgatgtCCAAATCAGAAGTTAAAAAGATCCCTTTTTTTCCTCAGTTATATAGTATCTACTTTCATCCTCTATTTTCCCAAGTTTATGGTATCTACTTTCATCAAATGCATTTGCATGTCTTGTTCTTCCCAACTATTACGCGCCAAGACTGACACTATCGCAATCACAAGATCTGCTGTAAAAGATTTGGTCATCTTATTCGATTAATTTGACTCttaatgaacttatgcataggtGTTTTATATCATACATTACTCTTGTTTATGATCTACTCATGTAATGCTCCTCTTGTTTGAGATGCTTGTCTTCATCGATCAAATACATATTGGATGCATCATAAGCTCAAGTCCACCAAATGTGCAGCTGCATGATCTTCTTGGATCTCATGCTCAGATCTTTTCAGTTGATGAGTCTCCCATTAATGGGGGACATGCTGCTGCAGCTGATGGAATTGGGCCGAAGAGGCTCTCACATGCATGTCAATGTGACAAGGATGATCTGTGCACGCAAGAATGATCCATTTATGGCCACCTTAAAAATTCATGTGAGATGTCAtatgctttgttgttgttgttgctcttGTTGAAAAGGTATGGCATAAGAAGACTATTAATATGGTTTTGAGTGTCAAACAGTtgtcttttctttcattttggtGTTGTTTTGTGAACGATCAGCGCCAATCAAAGGCCAAGTTCAAATGGGGCCCCTCTTTTTGCTGTTTGCATTACCCAATAAATAAAAACCCCAATAGAAAAGCGTCAATCGTACGCAGCACTCAAATGGGGCCCCTCTTTCTATCCCTTTTCTACTGCTGCTGCTCGTTTTCTCTTCCGCGTCGCTTCTTCGCCTTTTCTAGATCTCCGGATTCGCGCCTGATATGTCTTCCTCCAAGCCCGCCGGATCCATCCATGACTTCACCGTCAAGGTTGGTGGCCCACGGGGTTTATGTTTTCTATCGTCATCGTGTGCTCCGTTTCCTTGTCTTCTTAGTGTGCTGATGGTGGCTCCTTTCAAAGATCGATTTCTtagtctgagtcggctgttcgatttGGAGGACTGCTCGAAAGATGGGATTTTGACAAGGGATTGGTTGTTTTTATCGTTGGTTTTGTTTTAATTTGTCATCCGGAGTCGGCAAGGAGGTTTATTTTTGAAGATCCACTGCCCTGTAGTTGTGGATTTCTTGTGATTAGGTCTTTCTTTGTGATTGTTCTTGGTTCTAGGGATGGATCGAGTTTACCGTGGTTGTCGATTCTTGGAATCTTATGTGATTATATGCAACATGATGTAGTTTTTGATGGTCAATGGTTTCTTGTTCGGAACGAGTTCTTGAAGCTAATGAAGTGTATTTTCCTTCATCGTTCTCGACTTAATCCTTTGTTTTCTGTCAAGTCAAATGAGATATGTACAGATCAATTAGCCCCCAGATTGGACAACTATCATCGTATTGTATCTGCTGATGTGCTGATGCCTCGAGTGTCAGGAGTTTCTGTTGTTTGTGGGGGAAGAAAACTTTTTGTCTGCGAGTGTGGGTGGTgatgattgatgatgatgatcatgtgtTGTATGGCTTCCGACGCAGGATGCCAGGGGAAATGATGTGGATCTTAGCATTTACAAAGGGAAGGTCTTGCTGATTGTCAATGTTGCATCTCAATGGTACTGCAGCTCTATTAAGTTTGTTTCTGTTCTTCGAGTTACAGAGTAACATATGTTAGAAGGTTTTGATTGTCTGTGATTGTTACAATTTCTCAACATTGTTCactttattaaaatttaaaatatattgataatgTATCTGTCCTT
The DNA window shown above is from Musa acuminata AAA Group cultivar baxijiao chromosome BXJ2-4, Cavendish_Baxijiao_AAA, whole genome shotgun sequence and carries:
- the LOC135611063 gene encoding receptor-like protein EIX2 isoform X1 yields the protein MEERDLLTPYYLQVDTCIVMHQQPEPQSMATDNVYVLFFLLAFLCIQLIKPNVCDGALISGCFPAERSALLEFKRGLKDPTNRLSSWVGEDCCRWEGVTCSNHTGHVVKLDLQNPHPFSDFGDEPYNDWTLGGELRPSLLGLKHLKYLDLSMNDFGGISIPEFMGSFHQLQYLNLSRAGLRGLLPHQLGNLSNLQYLDLNNDNFVAPTHQFSIGDALWISHLASLKHLNLNNVKFQNGTHWLEALNMLPSIVEIYLYSCEIPSVPLSLPHVNFTSLSVLDLSYNSINSTIPSWLFNISGLEHLDLSENNLQGNIPPTFGNLAFLEELNLAFNSLQGGIPTSFINLCRLQNLILSGINISKDLLELDEIFSGCIKMKLEILDLYETNIRGQLPEWLFQLRKLKVLDLGWNLISGPIPASIGQLASLQDLSLAQNQLNETIPESVGWLSQLVTLDLEHNNLEGVMSVAHFGNLTELKYLTLSSNSLALKVKSNWLPPFRLESLWMGSCKQGPEFPAWLQSQINISQIVMSNASIIDAMPNWFWSLISTADYVSVSGNQISGHVPNLLHLNNLYELDLSSNYFEGPLPYFPSGLSLLDLSNNSFSGTISLAIFMNMPKLLYLSLSKNNLSGEIPFSICKLSALKFLDLSKNMLSGELPSCWNDSSPIEFIDFSSNNISGVIPESICSIASLQSVHLSNNSLSGGLPLCLKDCKKLVLLDAGHNDLKGEIPTWIGESLTSLRFLNLRSNMLARDIPPNLSRLSALQFLDLADNKLSGTIPRSFGNFTAMKVIGKFSSRITDYKEQMFITTKGNTRAYDESLSLMNILDLSDNNLFGGVPEELTNLFGLFSLNLSGNHFTGEIIENISKLQQLESLDLSRNNFSGTIPSSLTALTSLSYLNFSYNNLSGKIPLGNQLLTFDDPSSYIGNPGLCGFPLNQSCNVSETARDQSNPDDRDEYEMIWFYTSMAPGFVVGFWAVWGTLILNKNWNLYYFRFIDNMLDKVYVFTVLKVSRIRKRCCSHQG